The following nucleotide sequence is from Candidatus Hydrogenedentota bacterium.
TTAGACCACAAAATGACGGCCCGGGTTTCAATTATGGTGAGATATCCGGGCTAACGTGGAAACGGTTCGGGCTCATCCTGGACAAGTGGATCCCAAAAGTGAGAATCCAGCATCCATACCCAAATGAAAGGCTTGTCGTCAACCCAAGGTAGGAGCCGTATGGAGTAGTGCTCCGAGTACGGATCTGTGCGGGGGGCGCCGGGTAACCGGCGTCCCTACCGCGAAAGATAAAGAGCAAGAGCAAGAAAAAATGCCCACGCCAATCTGCCAGAGTGTCACGTCCCTGCAATTTTGACGCGTTTGCCCGCGTTTCCGGGATGGCGGCGGGGGCGGCGCACCCTTTACAATGCGCGCCATGCGCCCCGAAGAAGAACAGGCCGCCGTGTTAAAAACGCGGCTCATGCGGGAACTGGACCGCCATCCCTTCCACCCGGCGTGGTGGCTGCGCAACCCCCATGCCCAGACCGTCTGGGGCCCGCTGGTGCGCAAACGGCGGCGCATGCCCATGCGCCGGGAACGGTGGGACACCCCGGACGGTGATTTTCTGGACCTGCTTTTCGTGGACGGAAAACCCGGCGCGCCCGTGGTCCTGCTCCTGCACGGGCTGGAGGCAACCCCCGCCTCCTTTTACATCCACGGACTTGGGCGGCGTTTCGCCCGGCTCGGCTGGACCCAAGCCACCCTGATGTTCCGCTCCTGCGGCGGGGAAATGAACCGCGCCCGCCGCCTCTATCACCTGGGCGAGACGGGGGACGCCGCATGGGTCTTTGCGCGGCTGGCGGAGCGGTACCCCGGCGTCCCGTTCTTTGCCGCGGGCGTGTCCCTCGGGGGCAACGTGCTGCTGAAATGGCTGGGCGAGACCGGCGCGGACGCGCCGGAGGCGCTGCTGGGCGCGGCGGCCCTCTCGCCCCCGTTTGACCCCCTGTCCGGCGCGGACGCCCTGCACCGCGCCCTGGGCGGCTTTTATGTGCGCCACTTCCTACGCACACTCATTCCAAAGGCCCTGGCCAAGGCGGGGCAATATCCCGGCGCCCTTGATGAAGAGGCCCTTCGCAACTGCCCCGATCTGCGGGTCTTCGACGACATCGCCACGGCGCGTCTGCACGGGTTCCGGGACGCGGAGGACTACTGGCGCCGGAGCGGCAGCGGGCAGCATGTCGCGGGCATCAGGCGTCCCACCCTGCTGGTTTGCGCGGAGGACGACCCGTTCATGGCGGCGGAAAGCCTTCCCCGCGCGGCGGCGGACGCCTCTCCCTGGCTGTGCCCGCAGTTCACCGCCGAGGGCGGGCATGTGGGCTTTGTTGCGGGCGGCAGCCCCCTCACGGCCGCCTACTGGGCCGAGGAGCAGACGGTGCGCTTCTTCCAGACGCTGTTGTGAGCGCCGCGCCTACCGCTCCGCCAGGGCCAGATTCACGCCGAGGGCCGCGAATATCGCGGCAGAGAGCCAGGCGAAGCCCCGCGCCACGCGGGGCCGCCCGAGAAGGCGGTTCCCGACGGTTCCCGAGAAGAACCCGATGATCGTGAAGATGACCGTCGCCTGCGCCATGAACAGCAGGCCAAGCCCCAGCATCTGAAGGCCCACGTTTCCCGCCTCGCGGGAGGTGAACTGCGGCAGGAAAGCCAGGAAGAACAGCGCCACTTTCGGGTTGAGCACGTTCATGATGAAGCCACGTCGGAACAGGGCGGCGTCCGTCGGGCCGATGGCGGTGGGCCCCGCCTTCACGGGGCCGCGCTCGCGCACAGCCTTCAGGGCAAGCCAGATCAGGTAGGCCGCGCCGAGGTATTTCACCGCGTGGAACGCCGCCGCCGAGGAGTAGAACAGCGCCGAAATCCCCGCCGCCGCCGCCAGGGTGTGGACGCTGTTTCCCGCGCACATGCCCCACGCGGTGACCACCGCCGCGCGCCGCCCCCGCGACACGCCCTGGGTGATGATGAAAAGGTTGTCCGGCCCCGGCGCGATGGTGAGCGCCGCCGAGGCGCCCAGAAAAAGCAGCAGTGTGGTCGTCATCGGAAAAAGTCTCCTGCGCCCCGCGCCGCAACACCCTAGCCAAAGACGGCGCCGGAGTCAAGAAAACACCCGACCGCACCAGCACACCCGTGACCCGCCGACCAGGTACCGTTTTTCTTCCTTCTCTGCTATGATTATCCCCTTGGGAGTCGTGCGCGTGGGCATTACTGATGGAAATTGCTGTCATGCGCGTTTTAAAAAAAAGTTTCTGTGTCCTGGCACTGCTGGCAGCGTTGACGTTGGCCGTGCGGGCGGATGCGGCGGAAACAGTGGTGTTGTCTGCGCCCCCGGAAATCCTCCGCGCCGATGTTGAATCCGGGGTGTTGCTTCTTCAAAAGGCGGGGGATCTCTGTGCGGATGACCTGGACACCGGAGCCACGCTCTGGACCCGCCCTATACCGAAGAACGAGAACCGGGAAGGGGTGAGCGTTGGTCTGCATCAATCCATCCTGTTTGCCAGCAGTGGGCAACTGTCGGTGTTGGACAACAAGACCGGAAAAGAATCCATGCGGTTAAATGTCTCCGCGGGACAGGGCGAACTGAAATACGCCTCCTTGGCCGGGGACGACCAATGGGTTTTCCTGAGTTATGAAGGCGCCTCTGTCCTTTGCGAACTGGCCACCCGGCGGCGGTTCCGTCTGCCCATGGCGGCCTTCAAATCCATCGGCGGAAGCAGAATGCCAGATGGAAAAACACTGCTTATCACAGAAGTTTTGGGCGATGAGACGCCGCCGATCCGCGCTCAGGTCTGGTATTGGGAGCCCGGTGTTGCGGAGCCTGTCGCGGGATGCGTGCTGGAGTCCACAGTGTACATGTATCTCACGGGGGTGTTGCCGGGCGGGGAACTGCTTCTCCGCGAGTATGACCTCTCCGACTCCGGCAAACACGGTGTCCGGATTGTGAACCCCACCACAGGGGCAACGCTGCGGGTGATGGAGTGGCCCAATCCCCCAGAGAATTGTTCGGGAAGCACCCAGGACTGCTCACGATGGTTTGATTATGACAAGGCCTCCAACAACCTCAACGTTCAGGACATGCTGAGCGGAGCGCCCCTTTTTTCGCTGCAACTGCCCGGCCGACAATCCATGCGGGTGGTGTCACAGCCCCGCGAGGCCGGGAAGGACTGGATTCTCGCATGGGAGCAAAACAACAACGCCTGGCTGGTCCCCCTGGAAAAGGACGGCGTTCCGCGCAGGGTGCTTGACGGAAGCCGTTATCTGCCGGGACCTGTGCAGTGGATCATGCCCCCGTATTTGTTCTGCGAACTAAGCAGCACCGTTCAGGGCCTGAGCACCAAGGCATTGTATTTCATCGAGGGATTTGAAAAAATAAGGGAATGGTCTTTCAAAAATACACGGGGTGGCGTTGGATGCGGCGGCTTGAGCGCCGACAAAAAAATATTATTGGGGTGTGAGTACCTTTGGGGAAAGGGGGGCGGACCGTCCCATAAGACTATGCTGGCTGGTGTCGGGAATGAAACACCCCTGTTGGTGATGGAAGGGGAGGCACTGGCCCTCTCTTCGGATGGCCGGCATATATTGGTGCGCAAGGGTGAAAATCAGGTGCTGCTGGTGCGCGTGGACAATGGGCAGGTTGTCAAGGCCTTTCTCCCCGAGAA
It contains:
- a CDS encoding alpha/beta hydrolase, with translation MRPEEEQAAVLKTRLMRELDRHPFHPAWWLRNPHAQTVWGPLVRKRRRMPMRRERWDTPDGDFLDLLFVDGKPGAPVVLLLHGLEATPASFYIHGLGRRFARLGWTQATLMFRSCGGEMNRARRLYHLGETGDAAWVFARLAERYPGVPFFAAGVSLGGNVLLKWLGETGADAPEALLGAAALSPPFDPLSGADALHRALGGFYVRHFLRTLIPKALAKAGQYPGALDEEALRNCPDLRVFDDIATARLHGFRDAEDYWRRSGSGQHVAGIRRPTLLVCAEDDPFMAAESLPRAAADASPWLCPQFTAEGGHVGFVAGGSPLTAAYWAEEQTVRFFQTLL
- a CDS encoding LysE family translocator, with product MTTTLLLFLGASAALTIAPGPDNLFIITQGVSRGRRAAVVTAWGMCAGNSVHTLAAAAGISALFYSSAAAFHAVKYLGAAYLIWLALKAVRERGPVKAGPTAIGPTDAALFRRGFIMNVLNPKVALFFLAFLPQFTSREAGNVGLQMLGLGLLFMAQATVIFTIIGFFSGTVGNRLLGRPRVARGFAWLSAAIFAALGVNLALAER